A region of Methanocorpusculum labreanum Z DNA encodes the following proteins:
- a CDS encoding anthranilate synthase component I family protein produces METGIIGDSGQNAVFPTKEELPALKKTLTANTLIPVYTTFTDSGISPASAYEALRGEYGFLLESIEGNEHNARYSVLGTGLLMHLTADPGISISGKYIPAKGIEGRDVSADSLNELLRCIEYQSPDIPGYAGGLAGYFSYDLALQTLSVPGIKEKPRDFPLAEFMMPEEYVVFDHVRGTITILRFLFGMDSKDIDSAYAEALRQISAAKKTLCGLASFEEKFPCEKMGKAESTYTSGISKNGFEDLVRTAKEYILNGDIFQVVISKQCAVPYESDPFRLYRQMRKLNPSPYLYFMDFSDKQVIGASPEMLIKVEGRQVTSVPIAGTRKRGKDAKEDIELERELLADKKECAEHLMLVDLSRNDIGRVSKYGSVRVTDFMSVEKFSHVQHIVSTVEGILSDDQTSFDAFMSCFPAGTVSGAPKIRAMQIINELEPTSRGPYAGAVGYIGFNGNLDLAILIRTVVVKDKTAYFQSGAGIVADSNPASEFIESENKAASMKAAIESAGEIA; encoded by the coding sequence ATGGAAACTGGTATAATCGGGGACTCTGGTCAAAATGCGGTATTTCCCACAAAAGAGGAATTACCGGCGCTCAAAAAGACCTTAACGGCCAATACGCTGATCCCCGTTTATACGACTTTTACCGACTCGGGAATCTCGCCTGCATCTGCCTATGAGGCACTCAGAGGAGAATACGGTTTTCTCCTCGAATCGATAGAAGGAAATGAACATAATGCACGATACTCGGTCCTTGGGACCGGCCTTCTGATGCATCTAACTGCAGATCCGGGAATCAGCATTTCCGGAAAATACATTCCCGCGAAGGGAATCGAAGGCCGGGATGTGTCTGCGGACTCGCTCAATGAACTATTACGCTGTATCGAGTATCAAAGTCCTGATATTCCCGGATACGCCGGAGGTCTTGCCGGATACTTCTCGTATGATCTGGCCCTTCAAACCCTAAGCGTCCCCGGCATCAAAGAAAAACCGCGGGATTTCCCTCTTGCCGAGTTCATGATGCCGGAAGAGTATGTTGTATTCGATCATGTGCGTGGAACGATCACCATTCTCAGATTTTTATTCGGGATGGATTCAAAAGACATCGATTCCGCATACGCCGAGGCCCTTCGTCAGATCTCCGCAGCGAAAAAGACTCTCTGCGGATTAGCATCATTTGAAGAGAAATTTCCGTGCGAAAAAATGGGTAAGGCCGAATCAACATATACATCCGGCATATCAAAAAACGGGTTCGAAGATCTCGTGAGAACCGCAAAAGAGTATATTCTCAACGGGGATATCTTCCAGGTTGTCATCTCAAAACAATGCGCTGTCCCTTATGAAAGCGATCCCTTTAGGCTATATCGGCAGATGAGGAAACTGAACCCGAGTCCCTATCTGTATTTCATGGACTTCTCCGACAAACAGGTCATCGGAGCAAGTCCCGAGATGCTGATCAAAGTGGAAGGGCGGCAGGTCACCTCGGTTCCAATCGCCGGGACCAGAAAGCGCGGGAAGGATGCAAAAGAGGATATCGAACTGGAAAGGGAACTCTTAGCTGATAAAAAAGAGTGCGCCGAGCATCTGATGCTCGTTGATCTTTCGAGAAATGATATCGGCCGCGTCTCCAAATACGGAAGCGTTCGGGTGACTGACTTCATGTCGGTTGAAAAATTCTCCCATGTTCAGCACATCGTATCGACCGTTGAGGGCATCCTTTCGGATGATCAGACCTCCTTCGATGCCTTCATGTCGTGTTTTCCTGCTGGAACCGTCTCCGGGGCACCGAAAATTCGCGCTATGCAGATCATAAATGAACTTGAACCGACATCCCGCGGCCCGTATGCCGGCGCCGTCGGCTATATCGGATTTAATGGAAATCTGGATCTTGCGATCCTTATCCGGACCGTCGTGGTAAAAGACAAAACTGCGTATTTCCAGTCCGGAGCCGGCATCGTTGCGGATTCCAATCCTGCATCTGAATTCATCGAGTCGGAAAACAAGGCCGCAAGCATGAAGGCAGCAATTGAATCGGCGGGTGAAATCGCATGA
- a CDS encoding OBG GTPase family GTP-binding protein, which translates to MGLEEDIRAIEDEIKNTKYNKATSQHIGRLKAKLAKIKDDMVMRAIKSVGGGEGFSVKKSGDGTIVLVGFPSVGKSTLLNKLTGAQSETGSYAFTTLTVVPGLMEYKGAKIQILDIPGLIAGAAMGKGRGKEVIAVVRTADLIVILGDVFNAVHVDVLMRELYDSGIRINKPKPDITIKRTGGGGIRLNRVGAVKLGLEEVRAILGENKIMNADVLIRGSNVTQDDLVDAMQGNRIYIPAFIAINKVDLISDAQRKEVEEHMREKYGVDPIMISAHKGYHIEELQDAIYEHLGFVRIYMKPYGEEADMEEPMIMRKGSTIEDICHRLHRDFVDQFRYAKIWGTSVKHDAAKVGLKHVVEDNDIVTVVTKL; encoded by the coding sequence ATGGGACTCGAAGAAGATATTCGTGCAATTGAGGACGAGATAAAAAATACCAAATACAACAAAGCTACCTCGCAGCACATCGGGCGTCTGAAAGCGAAACTCGCAAAAATAAAAGACGACATGGTCATGCGGGCAATCAAGTCCGTAGGCGGGGGAGAGGGATTTTCGGTAAAGAAATCCGGAGACGGGACAATCGTTCTTGTCGGATTCCCGTCTGTTGGTAAGTCCACGCTTTTGAACAAACTTACCGGCGCGCAGAGTGAAACCGGCTCATATGCGTTCACCACTCTTACCGTCGTTCCGGGCCTGATGGAGTACAAAGGCGCAAAGATCCAGATCCTCGATATTCCCGGACTGATCGCCGGCGCTGCAATGGGCAAAGGCAGAGGAAAGGAAGTTATTGCGGTCGTTCGAACCGCCGACCTTATCGTAATCCTTGGAGATGTATTCAATGCCGTGCATGTGGACGTGCTGATGCGCGAACTTTACGACTCCGGCATTCGGATCAACAAACCTAAACCGGATATCACCATCAAAAGAACCGGTGGAGGAGGTATCAGGCTGAACAGAGTCGGGGCCGTAAAACTTGGACTTGAAGAGGTCCGCGCCATTCTTGGTGAAAATAAAATCATGAACGCCGATGTTCTGATCCGCGGAAGCAACGTGACGCAGGATGATCTGGTGGATGCGATGCAGGGAAACAGGATTTACATCCCTGCATTCATTGCCATCAACAAAGTCGATCTTATCAGCGATGCCCAGCGCAAAGAGGTCGAGGAACATATGCGCGAGAAATACGGCGTCGACCCCATCATGATCTCAGCTCACAAAGGCTATCATATTGAAGAACTTCAGGATGCGATCTACGAGCACCTCGGGTTCGTCAGAATCTACATGAAGCCATACGGCGAAGAGGCGGACATGGAAGAGCCGATGATCATGCGCAAAGGCAGCACGATCGAGGATATCTGCCACCGGCTCCACCGGGATTTCGTCGATCAGTTCCGTTACGCAAAAATCTGGGGAACCTCAGTCAAACATGACGCAGCCAAAGTAGGTCTGAAACATGTGGTTGAGGATAATGATATCGTAACGGTCGTTACGAAGCTGTAA
- a CDS encoding anthranilate synthase component II — protein MNVLVIDCYDSFTYNLCQQIGYLGGKPIVVKNDRPNDLPDASEFDRIVLSPGPGKPEDSALCLDILETYSEEIPTLGICLGHQAICHFFGGKVIRTGKPVHGMTSEILHDGTGLFAGVENPFKATRYHSLAAEESSLPSCLSVSARSKEDGMIMAVSHKKYPVFGLQFHPESLLTESGDKIMKNFLNTGVIR, from the coding sequence ATGAACGTTCTGGTAATCGACTGTTACGACAGTTTCACCTACAATCTCTGTCAGCAGATAGGATATCTCGGGGGAAAACCGATCGTGGTTAAAAATGACCGACCAAACGATCTCCCGGATGCGTCGGAATTTGACCGGATCGTTCTTTCTCCGGGTCCAGGAAAACCGGAGGACTCCGCCCTCTGTCTGGATATCCTGGAAACTTATTCAGAAGAGATCCCCACTCTCGGGATTTGCCTTGGGCACCAGGCGATATGCCACTTCTTTGGAGGAAAAGTCATTCGGACCGGAAAACCGGTACACGGCATGACCTCCGAGATTCTGCATGACGGGACCGGCCTCTTTGCCGGGGTCGAAAATCCATTCAAAGCGACACGGTATCACTCGCTTGCCGCTGAAGAATCGTCCCTTCCCTCCTGTCTGTCGGTTTCGGCACGAAGCAAAGAAGACGGGATGATCATGGCAGTTTCCCACAAAAAGTATCCGGTGTTCGGGCTCCAGTTCCATCCAGAAAGCCTCCTCACAGAATCGGGTGACAAAATCATGAAAAATTTCCTGAATACAGGAGTGATCCGATGA
- a CDS encoding proteasome assembly chaperone family protein, whose translation MEKSSEGSDNGTHCLINAFHAGDDPLVRVSAEIPSSKETILIAGFPGSGLVGSIAVQYLVEALSFTHIGNIASPLLPAVSLATAGLAQAPLRLYEKGRLLVVLSDVPVSDEGSCTIPSRILEWLCARTVVTEIILIGGVVTGGDGERVFGVATTNEGIEKIKSSCQILPALNITGITGGFLTEACLRNIPATGFLVETNFDVDPRASAAGLSVISSIYGLALDTEPLIAQADSIEPMLQKLAEDVKKSDVPPTAFDEDIMYG comes from the coding sequence ATGGAAAAAAGTTCAGAAGGCAGTGACAACGGCACACATTGTTTGATCAATGCCTTTCACGCAGGTGACGACCCTCTGGTTCGTGTCTCGGCAGAGATACCCTCCTCGAAAGAAACAATCCTCATTGCAGGTTTCCCGGGTTCCGGCCTTGTTGGAAGCATTGCAGTTCAATATCTGGTAGAGGCATTATCCTTCACCCATATCGGAAATATTGCGAGCCCGCTTCTTCCTGCGGTCTCTCTCGCGACCGCCGGGCTTGCCCAGGCCCCTCTTCGTCTTTATGAGAAAGGGCGGCTGCTCGTTGTTCTCTCTGACGTCCCTGTCTCTGATGAAGGCTCGTGTACGATTCCCTCCAGAATCCTCGAATGGCTATGTGCCAGAACTGTAGTTACGGAGATCATTTTGATCGGCGGTGTGGTTACCGGCGGGGATGGAGAACGCGTCTTCGGCGTTGCAACAACCAACGAAGGCATTGAAAAAATCAAATCCTCCTGTCAGATCCTCCCTGCTCTCAATATCACCGGAATTACCGGCGGATTTCTGACGGAAGCCTGTCTGAGGAATATTCCTGCCACCGGTTTTCTTGTTGAAACAAACTTTGATGTCGATCCGCGGGCTTCTGCAGCCGGTCTTTCCGTAATCAGTTCTATCTACGGCCTCGCGCTTGATACCGAGCCGCTCATTGCCCAGGCCGATTCCATTGAACCCATGCTCCAGAAACTTGCCGAGGACGTGAAAAAGAGCGATGTCCCTCCTACTGCGTTTGATGAAGACATAATGTACGGGTAA
- a CDS encoding DUF5611 family protein: MQEYEVKRGNTSTLEERIKTGFSDIFGVKPTVKDGHYMISYGSMSRLEVWAGEKNKTLMVDTETDATILSMPDEQADPIILDTNKKFRAYLDFVTCFTTKERVKRAKKAAEKEE; encoded by the coding sequence ATGCAGGAATACGAAGTAAAGCGCGGAAACACCAGCACTCTCGAAGAAAGGATAAAAACAGGGTTTTCAGATATTTTCGGCGTCAAACCAACGGTAAAAGACGGCCATTATATGATCTCCTACGGAAGCATGTCACGCCTCGAAGTATGGGCCGGAGAAAAAAACAAGACCTTGATGGTGGATACGGAAACGGATGCGACCATCCTTTCGATGCCGGACGAACAGGCAGACCCAATTATTCTGGACACAAATAAAAAGTTCAGAGCCTATCTTGATTTTGTCACCTGTTTTACCACAAAGGAACGGGTCAAACGGGCAAAGAAAGCAGCCGAGAAGGAAGAATAA